A genome region from Bombus pyrosoma isolate SC7728 linkage group LG14, ASM1482585v1, whole genome shotgun sequence includes the following:
- the LOC122575023 gene encoding transmembrane protein 94 isoform X1, which translates to MDHRLLEILFKMDGDRAKDNTSKPSENVKNKSTEPLGLSTKIALETLQRDIRRVLQEYEEEYRRNKKYKAWLKDTLHHRSQYTTLCWTSAIALLINAIILVIAFFTTNDTWHPTLPYEGLTVCCLVVLNFILVVSDNKLRHEEIPYRVRVLLDQLEVAKNNSQWNPENYPHLCSPLSPCLTLQWTYRDGRIVNLPWALLVAGDIIVIKPGQQSPGYCIPYDDADAPMLHAREVYSPQVHSANEIFSTPQARTPLKNKVYKLQETPYLMNLRMALDQALDRPVTYHNRKRHLLMICCIEQLAYPVLLIIVLLVNLFRYLYATEYFGVGYWNEMFLLQPIAVSIPLLPLVFPTCWIFLNCFGMARFKALFKLYQSSKKLQFVDPFEDADISGPSNQEVVYNWLELKEYFFNILVGKEHMMSRSASILHVLGSVTALCCVDKKGILSWPNPTAEKVFFLRNANTLSPSSRLFCSTGSVDRTSEPQCQTQAEDSKQDSNKTSYITHDLSHSAAEVLDLTHDHALPFRLQFDDHSWRQHLNSLKPLGLAILLNTCNMDTQEHYMQFCCHVTCEALYNEDLVPVTNRRYQDHSIEDKSGYQAKDTMQSSRQVYLVDESGSLGHMWCLCELAKQIGFQDQAQNIFQLEQQLSTFRHVQPEMVRRDIKFARSLSIATKLKFPFPHMVAVVVRERSGGGLQLLTQGTADIILDSCIEFWDGHDLCPLSASDRKKVQDFYQRTSLTSYCTAFAYRPLTRGICDRMTKIYLELPADSKHLYAPHRSPTPLPWDFRNVLDPRVKGILGQFHSTDSLLCSENKDDNVSDIDSCFEIQCNQVFIGMVTMQYQAQIDMVQLIEQLDRACIRFVHFSKENELRSRVFSEKMGLESGWNCHISLLSERARRQQRLERYPHMPPSYMSESPVGWWVSQAAAMSSPTPSAQSHQHNYSCMDEASHLLNRVSPRTNLDNSRAMSMSAPSAINTDFSTVKFDDETTEWNDTGTSQVKSAMSHREQDTVRSEDSVLVQSVDLGSGQEAWRSLSCLTDSTEQSAPVNFDLSNRAKLPRGIDKIRPHIELIDNVPLLVSLFTDCNTTVTREMLHIMQDYGEVVCVLGSSANAENMPIFMQADAGVAVEPLYPQVCQRVPALTPTKEDQGPSPVDLSRALNSIACSLSVKREDPIAIFHLIMEARHYMTCLWNCVQFWLCCTVTLSFTQALSGFLLLPPLFSVDQVLWLCCLIIPMLSISMIATPMDPTIMQRATGKNQCTVNGEVALFVLWCYGSKFLPTIITIVLSQCISFLTLCPIYTADSKCLYVYPDAQGKVSWGGWGDKPNIILVIQHFALSLLVLHLVTISVGFVHREYSIWKKQPFNNYVWFFSAFIALCAQAVFSGTVFCKFWKDEGQNIEDFPLHLPLFFLVSLPLIFAINELIKWQEIKVNVRYQKRARLEFGTKLGMNSPF; encoded by the exons ATGGATCATAGACTATTAGAAATCTTGTTT AAAATGGATGGTGATCGAGCAAAGGACAACACTTCTAAACCAAGTGAAAATGTTAAGAATAAGTCCACAGAACCATTAGGGCTAAGTACAAAAATTGCTCTTGAAACATTACAACGCGATATTAGGAGAGTATTACAAGAGTATGAGGAAGAATATAGGAGaaataa AAAATATAAAGCTTGGCTAAAGGACACTTTACATCATCGTAGTCAGTACACAACTCTTTGTTGGACTTCAGCAATTGCACTTTTGATCAATGCCATTATCCTTGTTATTGCATTCTTCACAACCAACGATACATG gCACCCTACACTGCCTTATGAAGGACTGACCGTTTGTTGTTTGgtagtattaaattttattttagtcgTATCCGATAATAAATTACGACATGAAGAAATTCCTTATAGAGTACGAGTTCTTCTTGACCAATTGGAAG TGGCAAAGAATAATTCTCAATGGAATCCCGAAAATTATCCACATTTATGCAGTCCATTGTCCCCCTGTCTAACTTTGCAGTGGACTTATCGCGATGGTCGTATAGTTAATTTGCCTTGGGCATTATTAGTTGCTGGtgatataattgttataaaaccTGGACAACAATCACCTGGATACTGTATTCCTTATGAT GATGCAGACGCGCCGATGTTACACGCAAGAGAAGTATATAGTCCGCAGGTCCACAgcgcaaatgaaattttttcaacgCCACAAGCTCGAACgccattgaaaaataaagtctATAAACTGCAAGAGACACCCTATTTGATGAATCTTAGAATGGCTCTTGACCAAGCTCTTGATAGGCCGGTTACATATCACAATCGCAAACGGCATCTTTTAATGATTTGTTGCATCGAACAACTGGCTTATCCAGTTCTTCTGATCATCGTATTACTTGTCAATTTGTTTCGATACTTATACGCGACAGAATATTTCGGTGTCGGTTACTGGAACGAAATGTTCTTGCTACAACCGATTGCTGTTAGTATCCCTTTACTTCCGTTAGTATTTCCAACTTGCTGgatctttttaaattgtttcggAATGGCTCGTTTCAAAGCTCTGTTTAAGCTTTATCAATCTTCGAAGAAACTTCAg TTTGTGGATCCTTTCGAAGACGCAGATATTTCTGGGCCTAGCAACCAGGAAGTAGTTTACAATTGGTTGGAATTAAAAGAAtactttttcaatattttagttGGTAAAGAACATATGATGTCGAGATCCGCCAGTATTCTACACGTCTTAGGATCAGTCACG GCACTGTGTTGCGTAGATAAAAAAGGGATTCTTTCGTGGCCTAATCCAACTGCAgagaaagtattttttttacgaaatgcTAATACTTTATCCCCGTCTTCAAG ATTATTTTGCAGTACTGGCAGTGTAGATAGAACCTCAGAACCTCAGTGTCAAACACAAGCTGAAGACTCCAAACAAGATTCAAATAAGACGTCATATATAACACatg atttgtctCACTCAGCAGCCGAAGTTTTGGACCTGACTCACGATCACGCTTTGCCGTTTCGTCTACAGTTTGACGACCATTCCTGGAGGCAACACTTGAACTCATTAAAACCCCTAGGTTTAGCCATCCTCCTCAATACGTGTAATATGGACACCCAAGAGCATTACATGCAGTTTTGTTGCCATGTCACGTGTGAAGCTCTGTATAATGAGGATCTTGTACCGGTTACAAACAGACG CTACCAGGATCACAGTATAGAAGATAAGAGTGGGTATCAAGCAAAAGATACAATGCAAAGTTCAAGACAAGTGTATTTAGTCGACGAATCAGGGAGCCTTGGACATATGTG GTGTTTATGTGAATTAGCGAAGCAGATAGGTTTCCAAGACCAGGCACAAAACATATTCCAATTGGAGCAACAATTGTCTACGTTTAGACACGTC CAACCAGAAATGGTTCGACGAGATATAAAGTTTGCACGATCTTTAAGTATCGCAACAAAATTGAAGTTTCCGTTTCCACACATGGTCGCCGTGGTAGTTAGAGAAAGGAGTGGCGGTGGTTTGCAACTGCTTACACAGGGTACAGCGGACATAATTTTGGATTCCTGTATTGAATTTTGGGATGGTCATGATCTATGTCCACTTTCAGCATCGGATAG AAAAAAGGTGCAAGATTTTTATCAAAGAACGAGCTTAACGTCATATTGCACTGCATTTGCGTACAGACCACTAACACGTGGTATTTGCGATAGAATGACTAAGATATACTTAGAACTTCCCGCGGATAGCAAACATTTATATGCACCTCACAGAAGTCCTACTCCACTACCTTGGGACTTTCGAAACGTTCTCGATCCCAGAGTAAAAGGAATACTTGGACAATTTCATTCAACCG attctTTGCTATGTAGTGAAAACAAAGATGATAACGTTAGCGACATTGATAGTTGCTTTGAAATTCAATGCAATCAAGTCTTTATTGGGATGGTGACTATGCAGTACCAAGCCCAAATCGATATG gtACAATTAATCGAGCAACTCGACAGGGCATGCATTCGATTCGTTCACTTCAGCAAAGAAAACGAATTAAGATCGCGCGTGTTCTCGGAGAAAATGGGGCTGGAAAGCGGATGGAATTGCCACATATCGTTGCTCAGTGAAAGAGCTAG GAGACAGCAAAGGCTGGAGAGATATCCGCACATGCCCCCATCGTATAT GTCCGAGAGTCCAGTGGGTTGGTGGGTGAGCCAGGCAGCAGCCATGTCCTCACCCACTCCCTCGGCCCAATCTCATCAACATAATTACTCCTGCATGGATGAGGCCAGCCACTTGCTTAATCGTGTCTCTCCTCG CACTAATCTGGATAATAGTCGTGCGATGAGTATGTCCGCACCGAGCGCTATAAACACCGATTTCTCTACGGTAAAATTCGACGATGAGACCACGGAATGGAACGATACAGGAACATCTCAAGTCAAAAGCGCTATGAGCCATAG GGAACAGGATACAGTGCGAAGCGAAGACAGTGTACTCGTACAAAGCGTAGATTTAGGTTCCGGACAAGAAGCATGGCGATCTTTGAGTTGTCTTACAGACAGCACGGAGCAGAGCGCTCCcgtaaattttgatttatcaaATAGG GCAAAACTACCTCGAGGCATCGATAAAATTAGACCGCATATAGAATTAATAGATAATGTTCCCCTTTTGGTATCTCTGTTTACTGATTGCAACACTACTGTTACAAGGGAAATGTTGCACATTATGCAAGATTACGGAGAAGTTGTTTGCGTACTTGGCTCTTCCGCCAATGCAGAGAACATGCCCATCTTTATGCAAGCGGATGCAgg AGTGGCAGTGGAACCACTTTATCCACAAGTTTGCCAAAGAGTTCCGGCATTGACACCAACTAAAGAAGACCAAGGTCCATCTCCAGTCGATTTGAGTAGAGCACTGAATTCTATTGCCTGTTCGTTAAGCGTTAAACGAGAAGATCCAATTGCGATATTCCATTTAATTATGGAG GCTCGACATTATATGACGTGCCTTTGGAATTGCGTGCAATTCTGGCTCTGTTGTACAGTTACTCTCTCCTTCACTCAAGCTCTGTCTGGTTTCTTGTTGCTACCACCTCTATTTTCGGTCGATCAAGTCTTATGGTTGTGTTGCTTAATCATTCCAATGTTATCTATATCCATGATCGCAACGCCTATGGATCCTACCATAATGCAACGTGCAACTGGGAAAAATCAGTGCACTGTAAATGGCGAG GTTGCATTGTTCgttctgtggtgttacggCAGCAAATTTTTACCAACAATCATAACGATAGTACTATCGCAATGTATTTCGTTCTTGACCTTGTGTCCTATTTACACAGCAGACTCCAAGTGCCTGTATGTGTATCCCGATGCGCAGGGAAAAGTTTCATGGGGTGGTTGGGGGGATAaaccaaatattattttagtgaTACAACATTTCGCCTTGTCCTTGTTAGTTTTACATTTAg TAACAATATCCGTAGGCTTTGTACATAGAGAATATTCCATTTGGAAGAAACAGCCATTCAACAATTATGTATGGTTCTTCAGTGCATTTATAGC ATTATGCGCACAAGCAGTATTCTCAGGAACTGTGTTCTGCAAATTTTGGAAAGACGAAGgacaaaatatcgaagattttCCTCTAcatcttcctctcttttttttagtttcattgccattaatttttgcaattaacGAATTGATCAAGTGGCAAGAGATTAA GGTAAACGTGAGATATCAAAAGAGGGCACGACTTGAATTTGGTACAAAACTTGGAATGAATTCACcgttttaa